One genomic window of Candidatus Methylacidiphilales bacterium includes the following:
- the nth gene encoding endonuclease III, producing MKRTERAHLIAQALDQLYPTAHCELNFSNPLQLLIATILSAQCTDAVVNQVTPHLFSKYPDAKAYAQAPLKELENDIRKIGLYRNKAKNIQSCCAILVERYQGQVPSDLQSLIELPGVGRKTANVILGNAFNINAGFVVDTHIARLSKRWRLTRHHQPEKIERDLIRLFPQESWTRLSHQIIWHGRRCCKARRPLCHLCSLASLCPSAFSEFQNRSHQNV from the coding sequence ATGAAACGCACTGAACGTGCACACCTCATTGCTCAAGCTCTTGATCAACTCTATCCCACAGCACACTGCGAACTCAACTTTTCCAATCCTCTTCAACTCCTCATCGCCACAATTCTCTCCGCCCAGTGCACCGACGCTGTCGTTAACCAAGTCACACCTCACCTTTTCAGCAAATATCCAGACGCCAAGGCCTATGCCCAAGCTCCCTTAAAAGAGCTGGAAAACGATATCCGCAAAATCGGCCTCTACCGCAATAAAGCTAAAAACATCCAATCCTGTTGCGCAATACTCGTAGAGCGTTACCAAGGCCAAGTTCCATCTGACCTCCAATCCCTTATCGAGCTTCCTGGTGTGGGTAGGAAAACAGCCAACGTAATCCTAGGAAATGCTTTCAACATCAACGCCGGATTTGTCGTAGATACCCACATCGCGCGCCTCTCCAAGCGTTGGCGGCTAACGCGCCATCATCAACCCGAAAAAATCGAGCGCGACCTAATCCGGCTTTTCCCGCAAGAATCCTGGACCCGCCTCTCGCACCAAATCATCTGGCATGGCCGTCGCTGCTGTAAAGCTCGCCGTCCCCTATGCCATCTATGCTCATTGGCATCCCTATGCCCAAGCGCTTTCTCCGAATTTCAAAATAGAAGTCATCAAAACGTATAG
- a CDS encoding tetratricopeptide repeat protein: protein MKRNRLFAQWEWLAGVIYIYILGGMGLWGQDANSLFEEGRAALNGQAYDKAIERFEQVIKDFPTSPIIDSVNLNLGLAQLFSGKFSDAIVSFDRASASTAPREIREAAIFYKAQAQLGFLGNLPKDDPKYRSSLEGAIKNFSQLIEEFPDSTLLEDAIYGRAVANFTFEKINDAEKDLERLIKNFATSPNIADYRLLLGSIYAQEVFKAINNKRSQEEIERHAEKALSVLQEIKEASPEYVMAANEARLLNAELMLAMADERDPKPAEKAIEIAREVMSKDQMQRQLEMAIDKLKADFREANLARNLRLADALQLRINRRRSQLEEIKRKPDPIVRAWLVIGQSYFRLGKWDEARVVMSHILPHTTEEQAKSAEFVRILTYAIQGAVEEADALFENYRKKYPNDTQADSVSLQIGINLLERKSYAAALEQFDKSLRDYPNGRNANTARIKRAEALIGLGKTHEAIQALQEFISSNGEDPLVHAAQFLLANIYAQTKQFDFAIKIYQELAQNPKAGEHQALAAYQIAATHYLASNWKEAAEGFQNFVTLFPQHNSTPQAYYFLVVSHEKNNKIDEAKKSAEALAEKFPASNFAPAALDYVGRQLNARALFDEMVVVYQRLIELFPKSKEASTGYFMIARNFERQARFQEAAEKYDVIANDPENSFAPSALQAKVSMWLKAARSLGAYSAITEEEKKQWHSYLTECEKAAKELIRRFPSSPEVPQALDELIVMLRVKNEAQQMAEEEAENYFSIMASEFDSPIAQPRILAAQAGLLFQKNKLQAAYDTFQKLIEKYPDASLGAEDWNRYATLLLTNNKPSQAAEVFLKIQKEFSRDPRAQANATYGLGAAYLAQGELQKAIPFFEELKSKYPWSEKIMEAEFALAMADEAASKFEEALDRYRTVIMSNVSTPELKARAMIASGKILENQNKLLPIPQSNEPNAESFYLQPDAFFRESVPNLSAEGLFLAAQINIKKNNLSKAKEILLRLTDTPAYRATPWYAKGKEALSRLPQ, encoded by the coding sequence ATGAAACGAAATCGTCTTTTTGCACAGTGGGAGTGGTTGGCTGGAGTCATTTACATTTACATTTTAGGAGGGATGGGATTATGGGGACAGGACGCCAATAGCTTGTTTGAAGAGGGAAGAGCGGCGTTGAACGGGCAGGCATATGACAAGGCAATCGAACGTTTTGAGCAGGTGATCAAAGATTTTCCGACGTCGCCAATCATTGATAGCGTGAATTTGAATCTGGGTTTAGCGCAACTGTTTTCTGGAAAATTTAGTGATGCGATTGTGTCGTTTGATCGAGCTAGTGCATCGACAGCCCCGCGTGAGATTCGCGAAGCGGCTATATTTTATAAGGCTCAAGCTCAGTTGGGGTTTCTGGGAAATTTGCCTAAGGACGATCCAAAGTATCGAAGTAGTTTGGAAGGTGCTATCAAAAATTTTAGTCAACTGATTGAGGAATTTCCCGATTCAACGCTACTTGAGGATGCGATTTACGGAAGAGCTGTCGCGAATTTTACATTCGAGAAGATTAACGATGCCGAAAAGGATTTAGAGCGATTGATTAAAAATTTTGCTACCAGCCCAAATATTGCAGACTACCGCTTACTCCTGGGCAGCATCTATGCGCAAGAAGTTTTCAAAGCCATAAACAATAAACGGTCACAAGAGGAGATCGAGCGTCACGCTGAGAAAGCTCTATCCGTGCTGCAAGAGATAAAGGAGGCTTCACCAGAATACGTGATGGCTGCCAACGAAGCTCGCCTACTCAACGCAGAGCTAATGCTTGCTATGGCCGACGAAAGAGACCCCAAACCTGCAGAGAAAGCTATCGAGATTGCGCGTGAGGTGATGAGTAAGGATCAGATGCAAAGACAACTTGAAATGGCAATAGATAAACTTAAGGCAGATTTTCGAGAGGCAAACCTTGCCAGGAATCTTCGACTTGCTGATGCATTGCAGCTTCGCATCAATCGTCGTCGCTCTCAACTCGAGGAAATTAAACGAAAGCCCGACCCGATCGTGCGAGCATGGTTAGTTATCGGGCAAAGTTATTTTCGCCTGGGGAAATGGGATGAGGCACGAGTTGTGATGAGCCATATTTTGCCACACACAACGGAGGAGCAGGCGAAGAGCGCGGAGTTCGTTCGCATACTCACTTACGCGATCCAAGGCGCAGTGGAAGAAGCTGATGCGTTGTTTGAGAATTACCGCAAAAAGTATCCTAATGACACACAAGCCGATTCGGTGAGCCTACAGATCGGAATCAATTTGCTCGAGCGTAAATCTTATGCCGCTGCACTCGAACAATTCGATAAGAGCCTCAGGGACTACCCAAACGGACGAAATGCTAACACGGCGAGAATTAAACGCGCAGAAGCTCTCATCGGACTAGGCAAAACCCATGAGGCAATTCAAGCACTGCAGGAGTTCATCTCATCCAATGGAGAAGACCCGCTTGTGCATGCGGCACAATTTTTACTGGCGAATATCTATGCACAGACAAAACAATTTGACTTTGCTATTAAAATCTATCAGGAACTTGCACAAAATCCTAAGGCCGGAGAACACCAAGCGCTTGCTGCTTATCAAATCGCAGCAACTCATTATCTTGCTAGCAACTGGAAAGAGGCTGCAGAAGGTTTTCAGAATTTTGTTACCCTATTTCCACAGCATAACTCTACACCACAGGCCTATTACTTTCTGGTGGTGAGTCATGAAAAGAACAACAAAATTGATGAAGCAAAGAAGTCAGCCGAAGCACTAGCGGAGAAGTTTCCAGCTTCGAATTTTGCACCTGCTGCACTGGATTATGTAGGACGCCAACTCAACGCCAGAGCATTGTTTGACGAAATGGTGGTTGTTTATCAGAGACTGATTGAGCTTTTTCCCAAAAGTAAAGAAGCCTCGACAGGCTATTTTATGATTGCACGAAATTTTGAACGGCAAGCTCGTTTCCAAGAGGCTGCAGAGAAATATGATGTGATTGCTAATGATCCGGAAAATTCTTTCGCACCATCTGCGTTACAAGCGAAAGTTTCCATGTGGCTAAAGGCAGCGCGATCACTTGGAGCTTACTCGGCTATCACTGAAGAGGAAAAGAAACAATGGCACAGTTACCTCACTGAGTGTGAAAAAGCCGCTAAAGAGCTGATCAGAAGATTTCCTTCCAGCCCTGAAGTCCCACAGGCACTAGATGAGTTGATCGTCATGCTACGAGTCAAAAACGAAGCACAGCAGATGGCAGAGGAAGAAGCCGAAAATTATTTCAGCATAATGGCTTCCGAATTCGATTCCCCTATCGCACAACCAAGAATTCTGGCAGCACAAGCAGGCCTCTTGTTCCAAAAAAACAAACTTCAAGCTGCTTATGATACTTTTCAAAAACTCATTGAAAAATATCCTGATGCTTCGCTAGGGGCTGAAGATTGGAACCGCTACGCCACACTACTCTTAACCAACAATAAGCCGTCTCAAGCAGCGGAGGTCTTCTTAAAAATCCAAAAGGAATTTTCTCGTGATCCTCGTGCCCAAGCTAACGCCACTTACGGTCTAGGCGCGGCTTACCTTGCTCAAGGAGAATTACAAAAGGCCATTCCTTTTTTTGAAGAACTGAAATCCAAATATCCATGGTCAGAGAAAATTATGGAAGCTGAGTTTGCCCTCGCTATGGCTGACGAGGCTGCATCGAAGTTTGAAGAAGCGCTTGATCGTTATCGCACCGTCATCATGAGTAACGTCTCTACACCTGAGCTTAAAGCTCGCGCGATGATTGCCAGCGGGAAAATTCTTGAAAATCAAAATAAACTCTTACCTATTCCGCAAAGCAACGAACCAAACGCTGAATCCTTCTACCTTCAGCCCGATGCATTCTTCCGCGAATCTGTTCCAAATCTATCTGCAGAAGGCCTTTTCCTTGCCGCACAAATCAATATCAAGAAAAACAACCTCTCTAAAGCCAAAGAAATTCTCCTACGTCTAACGGATACTCCAGCTTATCGAGCCACTCCTTGGTATGCAAAAGGCAAGGAAGCGCTCAGCCGTCTCCCACAATGA